A part of Andrena cerasifolii isolate SP2316 chromosome 10, iyAndCera1_principal, whole genome shotgun sequence genomic DNA contains:
- the LOC143373662 gene encoding uncharacterized protein LOC143373662 isoform X1 has translation MELSHEILDTIDATSDNDVMEVLNQEIVEEDITMKADAAEDSVETVIEEIIEIIEEVEEEEAEESLQDDVSFTESVGLRPEENERSTEKSENDEFDKNSETEEYGYEEDNTVFKEHSEKDDERKDQFHNKSSSKQVITYDVDEDWQDEDMDEEEEEEEFIEQNSEEMDHCEETFQEQRMPHGDKRSANNQTISFPSKADRSESRDSIESIVRVENAKQVQEFRSNMNNDENVDNNVSHEIVKNVENNLLYTVLGTKKPSSVKTLHAGKLSDAHYIKMEQLDENTIPVEGTIYYEGDNIETLYVAQAVTEADDNEQYPYDAAAAKQDEQAWEAGNSDTNQNQEKENSQDQIFLHEDEDGQLYFKDDTGILQPVYLTEDGHYAIAESNDDQENKESQAKSQQNVRQMEEESYSAQETELKSTSNSKQPSTVSAADLDNEDTVTISLIISEDEHGQKRTQVIIPTTDNLKCDICNKSFKTSFQLLRHNRLKHAREEDITTRNFPCDLCPKRYPDQNSLARHRKTHTGDRPFQCLECHKNFPTSTALRRHLTLHNSQSRPLPCIYCGRRFVEKASLVKHEQSHLAGDQRIHTCDVCQKSFLHATDLSLHKKYHDPDKKFDCEVCGREFNRLNNLQRHMMVHQQQGANEEILSCDVCGITYKFMSSLTRHMVTTHMNPEKLRQQAEEQRKKRENNYRRYRENRKMYETQHTGGYSTQRNYHNTRAHSGSNDEAA, from the exons ATGGAACTGTCACATGAAATATTGGATACGATAGACGCTACCAGTGACAATGATGTGATGGAAGTACTGAACCAAGAGATCGTCGAAGAAGATATTACAATGAAAGCAGACGCTGCAGAGGATTCTGTAGAGACAGTGATAgaagaaattatagaaataatagaagaagtagaggaggaggaggcagaGGAATCCTTACAAGACGATGTCTCTTTTACGGAGAGCGTCGGGCTGAGACCTGAGGAAAATGAGAGATCTACAGAGAAATCAGAAAACGATGAATTTGACAAAAATTCGGAAACCGAGGAGTATGGTTACGAGGAAGACAATACAGTGTTCAAGGAGCATTCTGAGAAAGACGATGAGAGGAAGGATCAGTTCCATAATAAAAGTAGTAGTAAGCAAGTTATAACGTATGATGTGGATGAGGACTGGCAAGATGAGGATAtggacgaagaggaggaggaggaggagttcATAGAACAGAACTCTGAGGAAATGGATCATTGTGAAGAAACCTTCCAAGagcagaggatgccgcatggAGATAAAAGATCAGCAAATAATCAAACGATTTCTTTTCCTTCTAAGGCAGATAGATCAGAATCTAGAGATAGCATAGAATCTATAGTTAGAGTGGAAAATGCCAAACAGGTTCAGGAGTTTAGAAGTAATATGAATAATGATGAAAATGTCGATAATAATGTAAGCCATGAGATTGTGaagaatgtagaaaataatttacTGTATACCGTTCTTGGTACAAAGAAACCAAGTTCTGTGAAAACATTGCATGCAGGGAAACTTTCGGATGCCCATTATATTAAG ATGGAGCAGCTCGATGAAAATACCATACCAGTTGAAGGAACAATTTATTACGAAGGGGATAACATAGAAACGTTATATGTTGCGCAGGCTGTAACCGAGGCCGATGATAACGAACAGTATCCGTACGATGCCGCGGCAGCTAAGCAAGACGAACAGGCATGGGAGGCGGGTAACTCCGATACGAACCAAAACCAGGAAAAAGAGAATTCTCAG GATCAAATATTTTtacacgaagacgaagacggtcAGTTGTACTTCAAGGACGACACTGGAATCCTGCAGCCAGTGTATTTAACCGAAGATGGGCATTACGCTATCGCAGAAAGTAACGACGATCAGGAGAACAAAGAATCGCAAGCGAAATCCCAGCAGAATGTTAGACAGATGGAAGAGGAGTCTTACTCGGCGCAGGAAACTGAACTGAAATCCACTAGTAATAGCAAACAG CCTTCAACGGTGTCTGCTGCTGATCTCGACAATGAAGACACAGTAACCATTTCCTTAATAATATCCGAGGATGAGCATGGCCAGAAAAGAACGCAAGTCATTATACCAACAACGGATAATTTAAAATGTGATATTTGTAATAAAAGCTTTAAAACATCTTTCCAATTGCTCCGGCACAATAGATTAAAACACGCGCGCGAAGAAGATATTACGACAAGAAATTTCCCGTGCGATTTGTGCCCTAAAAG GTATCCAGACCAGAATTCCTTAGCCCGTCACAGAAAGACACACACCGGTGACCGGCCGTTTCAGTGCCTCGAGTGTCATAAAAACTTTCCAACGTCCACCGCTCTACGTCGTCACTTGACGCTTCATAATTCACAGTCTCGACCTCTTCCGTGCATTTACTGTGGCCGTCGCTTCGTTGAAAAAGCTAGTCTGGTCAAACACGAGCAGTCGCATTTGGCTGGTGATCAGCGGATCCACACGTGCGATGTATGTCAAAAGTCCTTCTTACATGCAACTGATCTGAGTCTCCATAAAAAGTATCATGATCCCGATAAGAAATTTGACTGTGAGGTTTGTGGTCGAGAGTTCAACCGATTGAACAATTTGCAGAGACATATGATGGTACATCAACAA CAAGGGGCAAATGAAGAAATACTCTCTTGCGACGTGTGCGGCATCACGTACAAATTCATGAGCTCCTTAACGAGACACATGGTGACGACCCACATGAACCCGGAGAAGCTCAGGCAGCAAGCGGAGGAGCAACGAAAGAAACGGGAAAATAATTACCGGCGCTACCGGGAGAATCGGAAGATGTACGAAACCCAACACACGGGGGGATACAGCACACAGCGCAACTATCACAACACGCGCGCGCACAGTGGAAGCAACGATGAAGCTGCCTGA
- the LOC143373662 gene encoding uncharacterized protein LOC143373662 isoform X3, with the protein MELSHEILDTIDATSDNDVMEVLNQEIVEEDITMKADAAEDSVETVIEEIIEIIEEVEEEEAEESLQDDVSFTESVGLRPEENERSTEKSENDEFDKNSETEEYGYEEDNTVFKEHSEKDDERKDQFHNKSSSKQVITYDVDEDWQDEDMDEEEEEEEFIEQNSEEMDHCEETFQEQRMPHGDKRSANNQTISFPSKADRSESRDSIESIVRVENAKQVQEFRSNMNNDENVDNNVSHEIVKNVENNLLYTVLGTKKPSSVKTLHAGKLSDAHYIKMEQLDENTIPVEGTIYYEGDNIETLYVAQAVTEADDNEQYPYDAAAAKQDEQAWEAGNSDTNQNQEKENSQDQIFLHEDEDGQLYFKDDTGILQPVYLTEDGHYAIAESNDDQENKESQAKSQQNVRQMEEESYSAQETELKSTSNSKQPSTVSAADLDNEDTVTISLIISEDEHGQKRTQVIIPTTDNLKCDICNKSFKTSFQLLRHNRLKHAREEDITTRNFPCDLCPKRYPDQNSLARHRKTHTGDRPFQCLECHKNFPTSTALRRHLTLHNSQSRPLPCIYCGRRFVEKASLVKHEQSHLAGDQRIHTCDQGANEEILSCDVCGITYKFMSSLTRHMVTTHMNPEKLRQQAEEQRKKRENNYRRYRENRKMYETQHTGGYSTQRNYHNTRAHSGSNDEAA; encoded by the exons ATGGAACTGTCACATGAAATATTGGATACGATAGACGCTACCAGTGACAATGATGTGATGGAAGTACTGAACCAAGAGATCGTCGAAGAAGATATTACAATGAAAGCAGACGCTGCAGAGGATTCTGTAGAGACAGTGATAgaagaaattatagaaataatagaagaagtagaggaggaggaggcagaGGAATCCTTACAAGACGATGTCTCTTTTACGGAGAGCGTCGGGCTGAGACCTGAGGAAAATGAGAGATCTACAGAGAAATCAGAAAACGATGAATTTGACAAAAATTCGGAAACCGAGGAGTATGGTTACGAGGAAGACAATACAGTGTTCAAGGAGCATTCTGAGAAAGACGATGAGAGGAAGGATCAGTTCCATAATAAAAGTAGTAGTAAGCAAGTTATAACGTATGATGTGGATGAGGACTGGCAAGATGAGGATAtggacgaagaggaggaggaggaggagttcATAGAACAGAACTCTGAGGAAATGGATCATTGTGAAGAAACCTTCCAAGagcagaggatgccgcatggAGATAAAAGATCAGCAAATAATCAAACGATTTCTTTTCCTTCTAAGGCAGATAGATCAGAATCTAGAGATAGCATAGAATCTATAGTTAGAGTGGAAAATGCCAAACAGGTTCAGGAGTTTAGAAGTAATATGAATAATGATGAAAATGTCGATAATAATGTAAGCCATGAGATTGTGaagaatgtagaaaataatttacTGTATACCGTTCTTGGTACAAAGAAACCAAGTTCTGTGAAAACATTGCATGCAGGGAAACTTTCGGATGCCCATTATATTAAG ATGGAGCAGCTCGATGAAAATACCATACCAGTTGAAGGAACAATTTATTACGAAGGGGATAACATAGAAACGTTATATGTTGCGCAGGCTGTAACCGAGGCCGATGATAACGAACAGTATCCGTACGATGCCGCGGCAGCTAAGCAAGACGAACAGGCATGGGAGGCGGGTAACTCCGATACGAACCAAAACCAGGAAAAAGAGAATTCTCAG GATCAAATATTTTtacacgaagacgaagacggtcAGTTGTACTTCAAGGACGACACTGGAATCCTGCAGCCAGTGTATTTAACCGAAGATGGGCATTACGCTATCGCAGAAAGTAACGACGATCAGGAGAACAAAGAATCGCAAGCGAAATCCCAGCAGAATGTTAGACAGATGGAAGAGGAGTCTTACTCGGCGCAGGAAACTGAACTGAAATCCACTAGTAATAGCAAACAG CCTTCAACGGTGTCTGCTGCTGATCTCGACAATGAAGACACAGTAACCATTTCCTTAATAATATCCGAGGATGAGCATGGCCAGAAAAGAACGCAAGTCATTATACCAACAACGGATAATTTAAAATGTGATATTTGTAATAAAAGCTTTAAAACATCTTTCCAATTGCTCCGGCACAATAGATTAAAACACGCGCGCGAAGAAGATATTACGACAAGAAATTTCCCGTGCGATTTGTGCCCTAAAAG GTATCCAGACCAGAATTCCTTAGCCCGTCACAGAAAGACACACACCGGTGACCGGCCGTTTCAGTGCCTCGAGTGTCATAAAAACTTTCCAACGTCCACCGCTCTACGTCGTCACTTGACGCTTCATAATTCACAGTCTCGACCTCTTCCGTGCATTTACTGTGGCCGTCGCTTCGTTGAAAAAGCTAGTCTGGTCAAACACGAGCAGTCGCATTTGGCTGGTGATCAGCGGATCCACACGTGCGAT CAAGGGGCAAATGAAGAAATACTCTCTTGCGACGTGTGCGGCATCACGTACAAATTCATGAGCTCCTTAACGAGACACATGGTGACGACCCACATGAACCCGGAGAAGCTCAGGCAGCAAGCGGAGGAGCAACGAAAGAAACGGGAAAATAATTACCGGCGCTACCGGGAGAATCGGAAGATGTACGAAACCCAACACACGGGGGGATACAGCACACAGCGCAACTATCACAACACGCGCGCGCACAGTGGAAGCAACGATGAAGCTGCCTGA
- the LOC143373662 gene encoding uncharacterized protein LOC143373662 isoform X2: MELSHEILDTIDATSDNDVMEVLNQEIVEEDITMKADAAEDSVETVIEEIIEIIEEVEEEEAEESLQDDVSFTESVGLRPEENERSTEKSENDEFDKNSETEEYGYEEDNTVFKEHSEKDDERKDQFHNKSSSKQVITYDVDEDWQDEDMDEEEEEEEFIEQNSEEMDHCEETFQEQRMPHGDKRSANNQTISFPSKADRSESRDSIESIVRVENAKQVQEFRSNMNNDENVDNNVSHEIVKNVENNLLYTVLGTKKPSSVKTLHAGKLSDAHYIKMEQLDENTIPVEGTIYYEGDNIETLYVAQAVTEADDNEQYPYDAAAAKQDEQAWEAGNSDTNQNQEKENSQDQIFLHEDEDGQLYFKDDTGILQPVYLTEDGHYAIAESNDDQENKESQAKSQQNVRQMEEESYSAQETELKSTSNSKQPSTVSAADLDNEDTVTISLIISEDEHGQKRTQVIIPTTDNLKCDICNKSFKTSFQLLRHNRLKHAREEDITTRNFPCDLCPKRYPDQNSLARHRKTHTGDRPFQCLECHKNFPTSTALRRHLTLHNSQSRPLPCIYCGRRFVEKASLVKHEQSHLAGDQRIHTCDVCQKSFLHATDLSLHKKYHDPDKKFDCEQGANEEILSCDVCGITYKFMSSLTRHMVTTHMNPEKLRQQAEEQRKKRENNYRRYRENRKMYETQHTGGYSTQRNYHNTRAHSGSNDEAA; this comes from the exons ATGGAACTGTCACATGAAATATTGGATACGATAGACGCTACCAGTGACAATGATGTGATGGAAGTACTGAACCAAGAGATCGTCGAAGAAGATATTACAATGAAAGCAGACGCTGCAGAGGATTCTGTAGAGACAGTGATAgaagaaattatagaaataatagaagaagtagaggaggaggaggcagaGGAATCCTTACAAGACGATGTCTCTTTTACGGAGAGCGTCGGGCTGAGACCTGAGGAAAATGAGAGATCTACAGAGAAATCAGAAAACGATGAATTTGACAAAAATTCGGAAACCGAGGAGTATGGTTACGAGGAAGACAATACAGTGTTCAAGGAGCATTCTGAGAAAGACGATGAGAGGAAGGATCAGTTCCATAATAAAAGTAGTAGTAAGCAAGTTATAACGTATGATGTGGATGAGGACTGGCAAGATGAGGATAtggacgaagaggaggaggaggaggagttcATAGAACAGAACTCTGAGGAAATGGATCATTGTGAAGAAACCTTCCAAGagcagaggatgccgcatggAGATAAAAGATCAGCAAATAATCAAACGATTTCTTTTCCTTCTAAGGCAGATAGATCAGAATCTAGAGATAGCATAGAATCTATAGTTAGAGTGGAAAATGCCAAACAGGTTCAGGAGTTTAGAAGTAATATGAATAATGATGAAAATGTCGATAATAATGTAAGCCATGAGATTGTGaagaatgtagaaaataatttacTGTATACCGTTCTTGGTACAAAGAAACCAAGTTCTGTGAAAACATTGCATGCAGGGAAACTTTCGGATGCCCATTATATTAAG ATGGAGCAGCTCGATGAAAATACCATACCAGTTGAAGGAACAATTTATTACGAAGGGGATAACATAGAAACGTTATATGTTGCGCAGGCTGTAACCGAGGCCGATGATAACGAACAGTATCCGTACGATGCCGCGGCAGCTAAGCAAGACGAACAGGCATGGGAGGCGGGTAACTCCGATACGAACCAAAACCAGGAAAAAGAGAATTCTCAG GATCAAATATTTTtacacgaagacgaagacggtcAGTTGTACTTCAAGGACGACACTGGAATCCTGCAGCCAGTGTATTTAACCGAAGATGGGCATTACGCTATCGCAGAAAGTAACGACGATCAGGAGAACAAAGAATCGCAAGCGAAATCCCAGCAGAATGTTAGACAGATGGAAGAGGAGTCTTACTCGGCGCAGGAAACTGAACTGAAATCCACTAGTAATAGCAAACAG CCTTCAACGGTGTCTGCTGCTGATCTCGACAATGAAGACACAGTAACCATTTCCTTAATAATATCCGAGGATGAGCATGGCCAGAAAAGAACGCAAGTCATTATACCAACAACGGATAATTTAAAATGTGATATTTGTAATAAAAGCTTTAAAACATCTTTCCAATTGCTCCGGCACAATAGATTAAAACACGCGCGCGAAGAAGATATTACGACAAGAAATTTCCCGTGCGATTTGTGCCCTAAAAG GTATCCAGACCAGAATTCCTTAGCCCGTCACAGAAAGACACACACCGGTGACCGGCCGTTTCAGTGCCTCGAGTGTCATAAAAACTTTCCAACGTCCACCGCTCTACGTCGTCACTTGACGCTTCATAATTCACAGTCTCGACCTCTTCCGTGCATTTACTGTGGCCGTCGCTTCGTTGAAAAAGCTAGTCTGGTCAAACACGAGCAGTCGCATTTGGCTGGTGATCAGCGGATCCACACGTGCGATGTATGTCAAAAGTCCTTCTTACATGCAACTGATCTGAGTCTCCATAAAAAGTATCATGATCCCGATAAGAAATTTGACTGTGAG CAAGGGGCAAATGAAGAAATACTCTCTTGCGACGTGTGCGGCATCACGTACAAATTCATGAGCTCCTTAACGAGACACATGGTGACGACCCACATGAACCCGGAGAAGCTCAGGCAGCAAGCGGAGGAGCAACGAAAGAAACGGGAAAATAATTACCGGCGCTACCGGGAGAATCGGAAGATGTACGAAACCCAACACACGGGGGGATACAGCACACAGCGCAACTATCACAACACGCGCGCGCACAGTGGAAGCAACGATGAAGCTGCCTGA